Proteins encoded together in one Penaeus vannamei isolate JL-2024 chromosome 11, ASM4276789v1, whole genome shotgun sequence window:
- the mRpL13 gene encoding large ribosomal subunit protein uL13m, translating into MSAARRVQQWATFGRMWYLYDAKWQNPFHTANKIKDYLTGSTKPIYHPLNDCGDHVVVINSRDIAMPGIEWEKRVYFHHTGYPGGASWTLAWELHQKDPTLVLRKAVYNQLSKNLLRRGRIARLHIFPDDKIPDSILQNISGQIRQLRPVPKRLDHYSEEEVKNFPKVFDWPREYIIQ; encoded by the exons ATGTCTGCTGCAAGAAGAGTACAG cAATGGGCCACATTTGGCAGAATGTGGTATTTATATGATGCTAAGTGGCAAAATCCATTCCATACAGCCAATAAAATCAAGGACTATCTTACAGGGAGCACAAAACCTATTTATCATCCCCTAA ATGACTGTGGAGATCATGTTGTTGTCATAAACTCCCGTGACATTGCCATGCCTGGGATAGAGTGGGAAAAGCGTGTGTACTTCCACCATACAGGATACCCAGGAGGAGCATCATGGACACTGGCTTGGGAGCTGCACCAGAAGGACCCCACACTG gtTCTCCGAAAAGCCGTCTACAACCAGTTGAGTAAAAACTTGCTTAGAAGAGGGAGGATCGCAAGGCTACACATATTCCCAGATGATAAG ATACCTGACAGCATTTTGCAGAACATTTCTGGTCAAATTCGCCAGCTCAGACCAGTTCCTAAGCGTCTAGACCACTATagtgaagaagaagtaaagaatttCCCCAAAGTTTTTGACTGGCCCAGAGAATACATTATTCAGTAA
- the LOC113826351 gene encoding F-box/LRR-repeat protein 20 isoform X1, protein MTTLPRRHKGSNPTGSAAPIASRCRRAKAGKQLIETMYHYGLPDYSQKNRGGRVRGRGFRGRGRGRGRGRGRGRGQGRTEQGAEAADGTQSSMSDDLLEPCKVYVGNLRPRVSDKDLYDVLSTYVPVINAFTVKDKITKRNKGFGFATVRTKEDADTLLNLKASELYLYGFKMKIRPAWKKIRMPGDENYVRHTLSDRDFDLSPPNPDAPSIHVLVDDVLIHVLEYLQLTEIIACERVCRRWQMLIYGMFAKSSLELSPGKLNLFGPLTRSVVSKLLILSGSQLKELRVKNVDYTTRSNILKVVGQLCPELECLDVSMVRGINFHMIKELTSKCTKLKSLVVEKCPDFDEKALSTVLDSYPDLESLNVSCCPIYGRCFKRLPVSLKELKISYCQTVESISQEEIGIRCPNLEVLHMDHLLTSRNVLESIGRNCSNIRDLTVSLCEENALSELPDFTHLKSLRIECTGVDLTKLMESLPNLENLNINALECVDEPDFSMLKELRALALHGLNLSESSLGSLENCPHLESVYLMSCRGDLTLETLLRIIRKCLNLKSVRCPDLNLSLSFITSLDKIMASRTTRIEIGMRADTLTPKQLLEVQCDNKKIEFDIISNFSLLGPSDDDDDDDDDDDESFFSDGSFEDFWLYGYGSDNSLPDAMRLVDPNFGRYDFDYSDSESDIMYNV, encoded by the exons ATGACAACACTGCCGCGGAGACACAAAGGATCCAATCCCACAGGATCGGCCGCGCCAATCGCCAGCCGTTGTCGTCGAGCGAAGGCAGG gaagcaGTTAATAGAAACAATGTATCATTATGGCCTCCCAGACTATAGTCAAAAGAATAGGGGAGGAAGAGTCAGAGGCCGAGGAttcaggggaagaggaagagggagagggagaggaagaggtcgaggaagaggtcaaggaaggacagagCAAGGAGCAGAAGCAGCTGATGGTACACAGTCATCTATGTCGGATGACCTTTTAGAGCCTTGCAAGGTCTATGTTGGAAATCTGAGACCCAGG GTTAGTGACAAAGACCTGTATGATGTCCTATCCACTTATGTTCCGGTGATAAATGCATTTACAGTCAAGGACAAGATTACCAAAAGAAATAAAGGCTTTGGCTTTGCAACAGTTAGAACAAAAGAAGATGCAGATAC GCTTCTGAATTTGAAGGCAAGTGAACTTTATCTATATGGCTTTAAAATGAAGATCAGACCAGCTTGGAAAAAGATTAGGATGCCAGGCGATGAGAACTATGTGCGACACACCCTCTCTGATCGGGACTTCGACTTGAGTCCTCCAAACCCAGATGCCCCGTCAATACATGTATTAGTAGATGATGTATTAATTCACGTACTGGAGTATCTACAACTGACAGAAATTATTGCATGTGAGAGAG TGTGTCGACGTTGGCAGATGCTAATTTATGGAATGTTTGCAAAATCATCCCTGGAGTTGTCACCAGGAAAACTAAATTTGTTTGGCCCACTTACGCGCTCCGTTGTATCAAAGCTCTTGATCCTGTCAGGATCCCAGTTAAAAGAGCTAAGGGTGAAAAATGTTGACTACACAACAAGGAGTAATATTCTAAAAGTAGTAG GCCAGCTGTGCCCGGAATTGGAGTGCTTAGATGTTTCAATGGTCAGAGGCATCAATTTCCATATGATTAAGGAACTGACATCAAAATGTACAAAACTCAAGTCACTGGTAGTGGAA AAATGCCCCGACTTTGATGAAAAAGCACTAAGTACTGTATTGGACAGTTACCCAGACTTAGAGAGTCTAAATGTCTCGTGTTGTCCCATCTATGGAAGATGTTTTAAGAGACTTCCAGTATCTTTGAAG GAACTGAAGATATCGTACTGTCAGACCGTTGAAAGCATTTCGCAAGAGGAGATTGGAATCCGATGTCCAAACCTGGAAGTTCTCCACATGGATCATCTATT GACATCAAGAAATGTTTTAGAAAGCATTGGAAGAAATTGTAGTAATATAAGAGACCTCACAGTGTCCTTGTGTGAAGAGAATGCACTATCTGAGCTACCAGATTTTACACATCTAAAG TCCCTGAGAATAGAATGCACTGGTGTAGATTTAACAAAACTTATGGAGAGTCTGCCTAACTTGGAGAATCTTAACATAAAT GCTCTTGAGTGTGTTGATGAACCAGATTTCTCGATGTTGAAAGAACTCAGAGCACTGGCCTTGCACGGTCTGAATCTGTCAGAGTCATCTTTAGGAAGTCTAGAAAATTGTCCACATTTAGAGTCAGTGTACCTAATGAGCTGCAGGGGGGACCTAACCCTAGAAACGCTGCTACG CATAATTCGTAAATGCCTAAACCTGAAGTCGGTACGATGCCCCGACTTGAATTTGAGTTTATCGTTCATCACCTCTCTGGACAAGATCATGGCAAGCCGGACCACCAGAATCGAAATCGGAATGAGAGCAGACACACTGACTCCCAAGCAGCTTCTGGAAGTTCAGTGCGACAATAAGAAGATAGAATTTGACATAATAA GTAATTTCTCGTTGCTTGGACCCtcagatgatgacgacgatgacgatgatgatgatg aTGAGTCGTTCTTTTCTGATGGGAGCTTTGAAGACTTTTGGCTGTATGGATATGGCAGTGATAATAGTTTGCCAGATGCAATG agATTGGTGGATCCAAATTTTGGGCGATATGACTTTGATTATAGTGATAGTGAATCAGACATAATgtataatgtttga
- the LOC113826351 gene encoding F-box/LRR-repeat protein 20 isoform X3, which produces MRKQLIETMYHYGLPDYSQKNRGGRVRGRGFRGRGRGRGRGRGRGRGQGRTEQGAEAADGTQSSMSDDLLEPCKVYVGNLRPRVSDKDLYDVLSTYVPVINAFTVKDKITKRNKGFGFATVRTKEDADTLLNLKASELYLYGFKMKIRPAWKKIRMPGDENYVRHTLSDRDFDLSPPNPDAPSIHVLVDDVLIHVLEYLQLTEIIACERVCRRWQMLIYGMFAKSSLELSPGKLNLFGPLTRSVVSKLLILSGSQLKELRVKNVDYTTRSNILKVVGQLCPELECLDVSMVRGINFHMIKELTSKCTKLKSLVVEKCPDFDEKALSTVLDSYPDLESLNVSCCPIYGRCFKRLPVSLKELKISYCQTVESISQEEIGIRCPNLEVLHMDHLLTSRNVLESIGRNCSNIRDLTVSLCEENALSELPDFTHLKSLRIECTGVDLTKLMESLPNLENLNINALECVDEPDFSMLKELRALALHGLNLSESSLGSLENCPHLESVYLMSCRGDLTLETLLRIIRKCLNLKSVRCPDLNLSLSFITSLDKIMASRTTRIEIGMRADTLTPKQLLEVQCDNKKIEFDIISNFSLLGPSDDDDDDDDDDDESFFSDGSFEDFWLYGYGSDNSLPDAMRLVDPNFGRYDFDYSDSESDIMYNV; this is translated from the exons ATGAG gaagcaGTTAATAGAAACAATGTATCATTATGGCCTCCCAGACTATAGTCAAAAGAATAGGGGAGGAAGAGTCAGAGGCCGAGGAttcaggggaagaggaagagggagagggagaggaagaggtcgaggaagaggtcaaggaaggacagagCAAGGAGCAGAAGCAGCTGATGGTACACAGTCATCTATGTCGGATGACCTTTTAGAGCCTTGCAAGGTCTATGTTGGAAATCTGAGACCCAGG GTTAGTGACAAAGACCTGTATGATGTCCTATCCACTTATGTTCCGGTGATAAATGCATTTACAGTCAAGGACAAGATTACCAAAAGAAATAAAGGCTTTGGCTTTGCAACAGTTAGAACAAAAGAAGATGCAGATAC GCTTCTGAATTTGAAGGCAAGTGAACTTTATCTATATGGCTTTAAAATGAAGATCAGACCAGCTTGGAAAAAGATTAGGATGCCAGGCGATGAGAACTATGTGCGACACACCCTCTCTGATCGGGACTTCGACTTGAGTCCTCCAAACCCAGATGCCCCGTCAATACATGTATTAGTAGATGATGTATTAATTCACGTACTGGAGTATCTACAACTGACAGAAATTATTGCATGTGAGAGAG TGTGTCGACGTTGGCAGATGCTAATTTATGGAATGTTTGCAAAATCATCCCTGGAGTTGTCACCAGGAAAACTAAATTTGTTTGGCCCACTTACGCGCTCCGTTGTATCAAAGCTCTTGATCCTGTCAGGATCCCAGTTAAAAGAGCTAAGGGTGAAAAATGTTGACTACACAACAAGGAGTAATATTCTAAAAGTAGTAG GCCAGCTGTGCCCGGAATTGGAGTGCTTAGATGTTTCAATGGTCAGAGGCATCAATTTCCATATGATTAAGGAACTGACATCAAAATGTACAAAACTCAAGTCACTGGTAGTGGAA AAATGCCCCGACTTTGATGAAAAAGCACTAAGTACTGTATTGGACAGTTACCCAGACTTAGAGAGTCTAAATGTCTCGTGTTGTCCCATCTATGGAAGATGTTTTAAGAGACTTCCAGTATCTTTGAAG GAACTGAAGATATCGTACTGTCAGACCGTTGAAAGCATTTCGCAAGAGGAGATTGGAATCCGATGTCCAAACCTGGAAGTTCTCCACATGGATCATCTATT GACATCAAGAAATGTTTTAGAAAGCATTGGAAGAAATTGTAGTAATATAAGAGACCTCACAGTGTCCTTGTGTGAAGAGAATGCACTATCTGAGCTACCAGATTTTACACATCTAAAG TCCCTGAGAATAGAATGCACTGGTGTAGATTTAACAAAACTTATGGAGAGTCTGCCTAACTTGGAGAATCTTAACATAAAT GCTCTTGAGTGTGTTGATGAACCAGATTTCTCGATGTTGAAAGAACTCAGAGCACTGGCCTTGCACGGTCTGAATCTGTCAGAGTCATCTTTAGGAAGTCTAGAAAATTGTCCACATTTAGAGTCAGTGTACCTAATGAGCTGCAGGGGGGACCTAACCCTAGAAACGCTGCTACG CATAATTCGTAAATGCCTAAACCTGAAGTCGGTACGATGCCCCGACTTGAATTTGAGTTTATCGTTCATCACCTCTCTGGACAAGATCATGGCAAGCCGGACCACCAGAATCGAAATCGGAATGAGAGCAGACACACTGACTCCCAAGCAGCTTCTGGAAGTTCAGTGCGACAATAAGAAGATAGAATTTGACATAATAA GTAATTTCTCGTTGCTTGGACCCtcagatgatgacgacgatgacgatgatgatgatg aTGAGTCGTTCTTTTCTGATGGGAGCTTTGAAGACTTTTGGCTGTATGGATATGGCAGTGATAATAGTTTGCCAGATGCAATG agATTGGTGGATCCAAATTTTGGGCGATATGACTTTGATTATAGTGATAGTGAATCAGACATAATgtataatgtttga
- the LOC113826351 gene encoding F-box/LRR-repeat protein 20 isoform X2 encodes MTTLPRRHKGSNPTGSAAPIASRCRRAKAGKQLIETMYHYGLPDYSQKNRGGRVRGRGFRGRGRGRGRGRGRGRGQGRTEQGAEAADGTQSSMSDDLLEPCKVYVGNLRPRVSDKDLYDVLSTYVPVINAFTVKDKITKRNKGFGFATVRTKEDADTLLNLKASELYLYGFKMKIRPAWKKIRMPGDENYVRHTLSDRDFDLSPPNPDAPSIHVLVDDVLIHVLEYLQLTEIIACERVCRRWQMLIYGMFAKSSLELSPGKLNLFGPLTRSVVSKLLILSGSQLKELRVKNVDYTTRSNILKVVGQLCPELECLDVSMVRGINFHMIKELTSKCTKLKSLVVEKCPDFDEKALSTVLDSYPDLESLNVSCCPIYGRCFKRLPVSLKELKISYCQTVESISQEEIGIRCPNLEVLHMDHLLTSRNVLESIGRNCSNIRDLTVSLCEENALSELPDFTHLKSLRIECTGVDLTKLMESLPNLENLNINALECVDEPDFSMLKELRALALHGLNLSESSLGSLENCPHLESVYLMSCRGDLTLETLLRIIRKCLNLKSVRCPDLNLSLSFITSLDKIMASRTTRIEIGMRADTLTPKQLLEVQCDNKKIEFDIISNFSLLGPSDDDDDDDDDDDESFFSDGSFEDFWLYGYGSDNSLPDAMEFDFL; translated from the exons ATGACAACACTGCCGCGGAGACACAAAGGATCCAATCCCACAGGATCGGCCGCGCCAATCGCCAGCCGTTGTCGTCGAGCGAAGGCAGG gaagcaGTTAATAGAAACAATGTATCATTATGGCCTCCCAGACTATAGTCAAAAGAATAGGGGAGGAAGAGTCAGAGGCCGAGGAttcaggggaagaggaagagggagagggagaggaagaggtcgaggaagaggtcaaggaaggacagagCAAGGAGCAGAAGCAGCTGATGGTACACAGTCATCTATGTCGGATGACCTTTTAGAGCCTTGCAAGGTCTATGTTGGAAATCTGAGACCCAGG GTTAGTGACAAAGACCTGTATGATGTCCTATCCACTTATGTTCCGGTGATAAATGCATTTACAGTCAAGGACAAGATTACCAAAAGAAATAAAGGCTTTGGCTTTGCAACAGTTAGAACAAAAGAAGATGCAGATAC GCTTCTGAATTTGAAGGCAAGTGAACTTTATCTATATGGCTTTAAAATGAAGATCAGACCAGCTTGGAAAAAGATTAGGATGCCAGGCGATGAGAACTATGTGCGACACACCCTCTCTGATCGGGACTTCGACTTGAGTCCTCCAAACCCAGATGCCCCGTCAATACATGTATTAGTAGATGATGTATTAATTCACGTACTGGAGTATCTACAACTGACAGAAATTATTGCATGTGAGAGAG TGTGTCGACGTTGGCAGATGCTAATTTATGGAATGTTTGCAAAATCATCCCTGGAGTTGTCACCAGGAAAACTAAATTTGTTTGGCCCACTTACGCGCTCCGTTGTATCAAAGCTCTTGATCCTGTCAGGATCCCAGTTAAAAGAGCTAAGGGTGAAAAATGTTGACTACACAACAAGGAGTAATATTCTAAAAGTAGTAG GCCAGCTGTGCCCGGAATTGGAGTGCTTAGATGTTTCAATGGTCAGAGGCATCAATTTCCATATGATTAAGGAACTGACATCAAAATGTACAAAACTCAAGTCACTGGTAGTGGAA AAATGCCCCGACTTTGATGAAAAAGCACTAAGTACTGTATTGGACAGTTACCCAGACTTAGAGAGTCTAAATGTCTCGTGTTGTCCCATCTATGGAAGATGTTTTAAGAGACTTCCAGTATCTTTGAAG GAACTGAAGATATCGTACTGTCAGACCGTTGAAAGCATTTCGCAAGAGGAGATTGGAATCCGATGTCCAAACCTGGAAGTTCTCCACATGGATCATCTATT GACATCAAGAAATGTTTTAGAAAGCATTGGAAGAAATTGTAGTAATATAAGAGACCTCACAGTGTCCTTGTGTGAAGAGAATGCACTATCTGAGCTACCAGATTTTACACATCTAAAG TCCCTGAGAATAGAATGCACTGGTGTAGATTTAACAAAACTTATGGAGAGTCTGCCTAACTTGGAGAATCTTAACATAAAT GCTCTTGAGTGTGTTGATGAACCAGATTTCTCGATGTTGAAAGAACTCAGAGCACTGGCCTTGCACGGTCTGAATCTGTCAGAGTCATCTTTAGGAAGTCTAGAAAATTGTCCACATTTAGAGTCAGTGTACCTAATGAGCTGCAGGGGGGACCTAACCCTAGAAACGCTGCTACG CATAATTCGTAAATGCCTAAACCTGAAGTCGGTACGATGCCCCGACTTGAATTTGAGTTTATCGTTCATCACCTCTCTGGACAAGATCATGGCAAGCCGGACCACCAGAATCGAAATCGGAATGAGAGCAGACACACTGACTCCCAAGCAGCTTCTGGAAGTTCAGTGCGACAATAAGAAGATAGAATTTGACATAATAA GTAATTTCTCGTTGCTTGGACCCtcagatgatgacgacgatgacgatgatgatgatg aTGAGTCGTTCTTTTCTGATGGGAGCTTTGAAGACTTTTGGCTGTATGGATATGGCAGTGATAATAGTTTGCCAGATGCAATG GAGTTTGACTTCTTATAA